In Sphingobacterium sp. SRCM116780, the genomic stretch CTCGCTTATTTATTGATGAATAAATGGCTGGAAAACTATGTTTATCGTATTTCTATTACTTGGTCTGTTTTCCTATTCACAGGAGTTGTTGCTCTTACTATTACCCTACTCACCGTGAGTTACCAAGCAATCAAAGCGGCATTAACAAACCCAGTGGATACGTTGAAGAATGAGTAAATCGAAAATTTTTGGGAGTTGAAAACTCCATATTGATCCTTCATGATACATCCATCAAATATTTTTATCATTATAAAAGCAGTCTGGTAATCACAAAGCAAAGTGCATGAGTTTTTCCAAACAAGACTGCATCGATAAAGAAGTTAGATATGTGCGCTTTTGAACGAATACTGTTCGAATATGAACACTTGAAAAAACATATCAAAATACATTAAAATCTCATTTTCAATGTATTAAAAATATGGCGTAAGGATTGGTTCTATAAAATGATGATGCTTCTCACCTGAACATGCTTGAGATTAGAAACGAGTAAACTAAAATGAGATAAAGTAATAGGCTAAATAAGATAAAGATGATCAAAAACTATATTAAAATGGCATGGCGTAACCTTTGGAAGAGCAAAGGTTATTCTGTTATTAACATCATGGGGTTAGCTATTGGAATGACAGCTGTGTTAGTCATTGCTATTTGGGTTCAAAATCAATTGCAATTTGACAACTTTTATAGCAATAAAGAAAATCTGTACAAAGTTTGGAATAAATACGAAGATGAAGGAGAGATTGGTGTATATGATATCACTTCTGCTCCCACTGCACCAGCTTTGAAAGATGAATTTCCAGAGGTTGAATACACTGCTCGTATGTATTGGTTAACGGATCGTCTATTCACTTATGCGGATAAAAAACTGAAATCCAAAGGGAATGAAGTGGATGCTTCGTTTTTGCAAATGTTTAATTTTCCATTAATAAAAGGAACTGCACAACATATATTAAACGATCCAAAAAGTATTGTTCTCACAGTGAGCTTAGCAAAAAGCCTCTTTGGAAATGAAGATCCTATGGACAAAACCATCACTTTGGACAATAAGGAATCTTTTAAGGTCACTGGAGTGATGCAAGATTTGCCTAGTTATACGGATTTTGATTTTAGTTATCTGATTCCGTTAAAGGCAGATATGTATGGATCTAATTGGAATACAAATACATTTTACACGTATGTACAACTAAAGGCAGGAACCGATGTTAATGCATTTAATAAGAAAATAGCAAACCTAGTCCGTAAACAAACCAATGATGAGTTGAAAAGCTCGGTATTTCTATATCCGATAGCGAAGATGCATCTCTATTCTCAATTCGAACAAGGTGTTGCCGTTGGAGGTAAAATAGAACAGGTAAGATTGGTGGCTGGTATCGGTCTGTTAATCTTATTAATTGCTTGTATTAATTTCATCAACTTGAGCACAGCGCGAAGCCAAAAGAGAGCAAAGGAAGTTGCTGTGCGAAAAGTAGTGGGTGCAAACAGAAGTAGCTTAATTGGTCAGTTTTTAACAGAATCGGTTTTATTGACCTTCATTTCTGGAATCTTAGCGCTCGGCTTAACATTTATTGTATTACCCTTATTTAATCAATTATTGGATAAACCCCTTTCCTTGGAATTGACAAATCCGCTAATTTGGTTAGGAATGCTGGGCTTTATACTCATGACTGGGTTGCTAGCAGGACTTTACCCTGCCTTTGTTCTGTCTTCTTTTCAACCTATAAAAGCATTAAAAACGATTGGAACAAGAAAGAGATTTACGTTAAATTTTCGTGAAGTTCTAGTGGTATTGCAATTTGGAATTGCAATTGTACTCATCATCGCCACGCTAATCGTGCGTAAGCAAATCGATTATGCAGGGCTACGGGACATTGGCTATGCGACTTCCCGGTTAATTGAAATTCCAGTGGAGGGTGATATTGAAAAAAATTATGAAGTGATTAAATCGGAATTGGTCAACACTGGTATAGCAACCAGTGTTACAAGAACGGGTTGGTCAATAACACGAGATGCATCCAATTCAAGTGGTAATTTCTCTTGGGATGGTGCAACACCTAAACAAATCAAAAATTTGAGTTTTAATTTAGTTCGAACAGAAAGTGATTTCATCAAGACACTTGGATTGACATTGGTTGATGGAAGAGATTTGGACTACGCACGATTAGCGGCAGATAGTGCGGCTGTCTTATTAAATGAAGCCGCTATTAAAGAAATGAAACTGCAAAATCCTGTTGGAAAATTCTTTAAACGGGGAGATAATACCTATACCATTGTTGGTGTATTTAAAGATTTTATCAGTGGATCACCTTACAGTCCAATTAGTCCAATGCTCGTTCTTCCATCAAAAGAATGGCTTTACAATATCGCTATCCATACAAATACAAGTATGCCAACAGATCAGGTACTACAAAAAATAGAGGTTATTTTTAAAAAATTCAACCCTGCCTATCCTTTTAACTACAGTTTTGTTGATCAGCAATTTGCAAAAAAATTCAAGGAGCAAGAGCAGACAGGACAATTAGCCTTAATTTTTTCTGTTTTGGCCATTTTCATTTCATGTCTTGGTTTATTTGGACTCACTTCTTATATCGCTGAATTAAGGATAAAGGAAATTGGCATCCGAAAAGTGTTAGGAGCGTCCGTTACTGGTATCACAACAATGTTGTCCAAAGACTTTGTCAAGTTAGTGGTTTTATCTATCCTTATTGCCTCTCCTATTGCCTGGTGGGCGATGAACAAATGGCTACAAGATTTTTCTTATCGCATAGAAATACAATGGTGGATATTTATTTTAGCAGGAGTTTCAGCTTTAGCTGTTGCTATTACTACTGTTAGTATGCAGGCTATAAAGGCTGCAAATACTAATCCTGTCAAAACATTAAGGGATGAGTAATAGGGTACTGAATATAAAGTAAAAAAAATACAGTTTGACAATGATCAAAAATTATATCAAAACCGCTTGGCGGAATATTGCAAAACGAAAATATCAAAGTATAATCAATCTATTAGGGTTAGTTTGTAGTGTTACTTTCGTCATGTTAGTTGCCGCTTATATATGGGATGTGTATCAGGTGAATAGCCAATTAAGGAATAAAGATCAACAATATTTATTACAGAGTAGCTATAAAAAAGAGGGCTTTGGTTTAGCTTTAACTAGTTTGGGTGCCCTACCTAAGGCTTTAAAAGAAGAATATCCAAATTTAGTTGCCAACTATTATCGCACCGATGGATTGACTTGTATCCTGTCCAATGGTCAAAAAACATTTGAAGAAGGTGTGGGTCTTGGTGATCCGACATTTCTAAACATGTTTGGTTTTTCTTTACTTGAAGGAGATGCATCTACAGCATTAACAACACCTTTTACCGTTGTATTAACAGAAAACGCTGCTAAAAAATATTTTGGAAAAGTGGATGTTTTGGGACAAACTTTAGAAATAAAAAATTTCACAGGTGAAAAACATCCTTTCACCATCACGGGCGTAATCAAGTCCAATACTCAGAACTCCGTAATGCATTTAAACGAGGCTATGCACTGTGATGTATTCTTGCCTATAGCAAGCGAATCGTATTTTGGACGCTCTATTGACAACTGGAACAATCCTTATATTGCTTCCTTTATTGAACTGCAAAAAGGTGTTACAGCAGATCAATTGCAAGGTCCCATCCAAGATCTAGTAAAGCGTAATACGGATCAAGAATTTTCAGCAAACTATGCTCCAGATTTAAAACCTTTAAAAACCTATTTTTTAGATGATAACAATGGAGCCATACGTAAAATGATTTCCACGTTATTATGGATTGGGGGGTTTGTTTTGTTCATGGCTATCATCAATTTCATCAATATTTCCATCAGTCAAAATATCACACGTTTAAAAGAAATTGGTATCCGAAAAGTGATGGGTTCTTCTCATTCGCAGCTCATCTCACAATTACTCGCCGAGTATATCATTACCATGATTATTGCTGTTGTCGTCAGTCTTCCTCTATATGTATCACTACGTCCTTTGTTTGAAGAAATCTTCATGCGTAAATTACCAGCATTAACAACGCTCCCATTTGTTTTTTTTATTCTGTTATTTCTATTCGCGTGTGCAGTTGGTCTTCTCGCAGGAATTTATCCAGCAGTTAAGTTGTCTAGTAATGGTGTTTTGGAGTCTGTAAAAAATAAATTTACACAAAATAGCAGCAAACAAGTTGTTCGTAGGGTCTTGTTATTCTTGCAATTTGCCGTTGCCATCATTATCTTAATGGCAACCATCATTATATCTAAACAAATCAATTTATTTATCGATGGAAATCTAGGCTACAATAAAGAATCCCTGCTGACCATACAGGTGCCACGGGATTGGAGTGAACAGGGTCTTAAGAAGATGAAGACTTTTAGAAATGAGCTTCAACAGCTTCCTGAGATTGAATCCTTAAGCCTTTCTTATGAGACTCCTGGTCTACTGGGAAACTATAATGTGTCTATCATCAATAGTAAGGCCAACAAAGAGGTAACTGCGCAAACCATTACATCGGACGCCTATTTTGCCAAAACGTATCAAATTCCATTACTAGCTGGTCATTTTTTTTATCAAAATGCCGTTGATCAGGTCAATAACTTTTACGTTGTATTAAATAAAAAAGCGATGCTTTCCTTAGGATTTCAACATCCCGATGAAGCCATTGGACAAATCATTACTTTAAAAGGAGTAGATAGTTTAGTTACCATTGCTGGTATAACAGCAGATTTTGTAGCAAATTCCATGCATACTGAGTCTCCACCAATTGTTTGGATGGATGTGTCCAAAAGTAATCAATTTCGATATCTAAGTATTCGACTGAAAGCAGGTTCTGTAGCTACTTCTATACAAGCGTTGGAAAAAAAATGGAAAGAACTGCTTCCTGATGCACCTTTTCAATATCAATTTATGGATGAACGTATTCGAAAACTGTATGAGACGGAACTTCAGTTACAACGTGCATCGCAAGTCGCAACAATCGCATCTTTATTGATTGTATCATTGGGTATAATCGGCTTAATTACACTGTCGATAAATTTGAGGAACAAAGAAGTTGGCATCCGTAAAGTTCTTGGTGCCTCCTTATTAAATTTAATCTTATTGTTTTCAAAAGAGTTTTATTTAATTTTTGTTCTAGCCTTAATTGTGACTATACCGACAAGTTACTTACTGATGAATATTTGGTTACAAAATTATATAAGCCGCATTCATATAGAGATACTAACCTATTTACTGCCGTTAAGCTTTTTGGCTTTATTACTTGGCACCTTGATTATAGGAATTATCTATCGTGCGACCCGATTCAATCCGATTGAAAAGTTAAGAGATGAATAATGCGGACTTTTGCATGAACATCGATTAGGTTTTTAACGTATAGATTATAAGTTACCATAGGTGCAGATTATCAATATCTCAATCCTGTGGTAACTTATAATCTATTCCACAAAACCTGGGATAGCTATGCTTTTCACATTCAGTTCAAGGAGAGTGAAACTGTTTGTGAAAGTAAAACAGGATGATTTTGAGCTTATCAATAAATCGGATGAGGAAATTAATGCTATTTTTAATGAAGAATCAATCTTGGTTGAGCCGCCCCAACACAAAGTTATATACTTATCCTAACCAAATGAATAATAGCATAATCTTCTTATAAAGGGTTTGTACGATATCGAACAGTTTACGTTCGATATCGTACAAAAATATTTTATCAAAATAGACTGTAATGTCCTGATAATTAATAAAATAAAAATTTGGCAATGCAATTGCCTTATGAGGTATGACTCGTTGTTTCAGCGATTAAGGAGAGGCCTTCAAACTAAAGCAATTGATATGATCAGAAATAATCTTAAAATCGCTTGGCGGAATATTACAAAGAATAAATTATATTCCAGTATCAAAATCGGTGGGTTTGCATTTAGCATATCCATCTGTATTTTAATTGTGTTGTATATCAAACATCAAACAAGCTATAATAAGTTCTATCCATCAATGGATAGGGTTTATCGCTTAATTGTTCAAGCACCGGAAGGTAATAAAATAAATCGTTGGGTATCTCTTTCTGCTCCTGGAGCGTCAACATTAAAAGAAGAAATTCCAGCAATCGAAACTTCAGGTCGTATGCTTCCCAATCCTTTATTCGGCGCTGGAAGTAATCAATTTTCCATTAACCAGACACCAGACAATCATTATGATGAAGGGTTTGTATATATCGACCAATCTATATTGGACATGTTTCCTTCACCCATGTTATATGGTCAATTGGAACATGCGTTGGACAAACCGAACACCTTAGTTTTAACAAAAAGTAAAGCGACTAAATACTTTAAAGGAAATCCAATTGGACAACAGATTTATTTGAATAACAATAAATCAAAAGCTTATACTATTACGGGAGTCATTGAGGATATCTCCAGCAATTCTACTTTATATGGTTATGATTTCTTTATGTCACTAGCAGGAGAACCATTTTATCCAGGCGAACAAATTAAATGGACCAGCAATAATTACACAATCTATGTTAAATTGAAAGCAGGAGCAAATGTAAAGCTTGCAGAACAGGAAATTATCAAAAATTATATCACGGGACATTATATTCGAGAACTCATTAAAGCAGGACGAAAAGTTAATCCCATTGTTCATCAAATTAAGATCACGCTTCAAAATGCACTAGACATTCATCTGCATTCATCTGACATCGAAGACGATAAAATTTCAACCTTGAATCGTGGAGATATCCGTATGGTATGGACATTTGCAGCGATAGCACTTTTTATCCTACTGATTGCCTGTATTAATTTTATTAATTTATCTACAGCCAATGCAACAACAAGGGCTAAGGAAATTGGTATTCGCAAAACCATTGGATCTAACCGAAAAAGCTTAATTAGCCAGTTTATGTGCGAAGCACTAAGTTATAGTTTTCTGTCCTTATTTATTGGTTTATTCTTAGCTTCATTATTACTCCCTTTGTTTAATAACATCATCAATCAATCCGTTGAAATACCTTGGTTGACGTGGTATTTTATTCCCTTCTTAATTTTTGCCACCTTTATCATCGGTATTATAGCAGGTCTGTATCCAGCACTTTATCTATCGAGTTTCAAACCCATATCTGCTCTAAAGAATAAATCGGCTGGCAATCCACGTAGTTCTTTTCTACGTAATGGTTTGGTTATTTTTCAATTTGCAACTTCCATTACCCTGATTATTGGTGCATTGATCAGTAACCAACAAATTCAATATATCTTAAATAAAGATTTGGGATTCAGCAAAGATCAAATAATCGTACTGCGGGGATTGAGCGCAATTCCCAATCAGCTGACGCTCTTCAAAAATGAACTTAAAAATATTCCTTCAGTCAGTAACGTTTCCATCGGCGATTATCTTCCGGTACCAATCGATGGTGCCAAAAGAAATGGCAACCCTTTTTGGTTAGATGGAAGAAGAGAAATGGATCTCGCAATACAAGGGCAATTGTGGAACGTTGATCAAGATTACATTTCAATCTTCGAACTTCAATTGGTGGACGGACGTAATTTCAATCCTCAACTGGCATCGGATAGTTCGGGCATCATTGTAAACAAACAGATGCTGAAAGAATTAGGCATTACGAATCCTATTGGTACAAAAATCACCAATGGTCAGACTTGGACAATCTTAGGTGTAGTAGATGATTTTATTTTCGAATCTTTAAAAGGTGAAGGAATAGCCCCTCTTGGCTTGACATTACAAAATAGTCCTTCTTTGATGGTTATTAAGGTAAAACCGCAAAAGATGGATCAAACATTGGCAGCGATTACAAAAGTCTGGAATCAGTTTGCCCCAAATCAAAAAATCAACTACAGCTTTCTGGATGAAGGATTTGAAGCCTTATATCGAGATGTGGAACGAACAAAAAATATTTTCATCTGTTTTGCTGTGGTCGCTATTTGTATCGCTTCTCTCGGATTATTTGGCTTGGCTACTTATATCACAGAACAACGTACCAAAGAAATTGGCGTCAGAAAGGTTCTTGGCGCAAGTAATATACGCTTGTTAAAATTATTATCAGGTGATTTCATGAAACTGGTGTTTGCCGCCATTGTCATTGCCACACCAATCGCTTGGTGGGCAATGAATCAATGGCTAGCAGATTTTAATTATCGAATTGATATCGGCTGGCTGTATTTTGCTGTCGCTGGATGTTTTGCTATTCTGATTGCTTTAGGAACAATCAGTTTCCAAACATTAAAAGCCATACGATCGAATCCAGTAGATAGTCTACGAAATGAGTGATTTCCAGTTGTACGGTTGTGAACGAAAACTGTTCAATAACGAACAGTTTAAAATCCGAAAAGGAAATCAAACAACTGAATAACAACAAAATAACAACATGGCAAAGCGATTGTATACTCAAATAGAAGGATAAAATATATCTCATATAAATTTATAAACAGCGTAGAACTGGACAGCTTATGTTTCAAACAGATATCAAAATTGCTTGGCGAAGTCTATGGAAAAATAAGATTTTTTCATTGTTGAATATATTGGGTCTGATGTTAGGTTTTTCAGGTTTTATTCTATCCTATCAATATATTAATCGTGAAACAAGTTATGATAAATGGAATGCTAATTTTGATCGTATCTATCAAATAGGTTTTCAAAATGAAGGCGTATTTACAAATGAAACTCCAGCAACCTTAGCTCCATTACTGAAGGAAAGTTTACCGGAAATAGAGACTGCAGGAAGAAAAGTCAACTATAATTTTGGTGCTTATCCTTTGTTTGGCGAACAGACAGTCTACGTCAAAAATGCGGCAATGATCGACTCTTCTGCAGCTCACATCTTCCAAGTGGAAAGCAAAACGGGTGCTCTTTATAAAAATAAGGAGCAAAATGAAGCCACATTAGTAAAAGGTCATCTAGCTGAAAAATTATTTAAAAAATCAGATTTAAATTTTGATAGCCCAAAATCGGTTCCTGCTATGAGCCTTCAGCTAGGACAACAAGAAAATATATATGGTATCAGTAAACCTCGAAATCTTTCCTTAATTGACTATGATTTACTTTTTATCAAAGAACCACAAGACTTATTTGCTACTGGAAGTCCTTTTTTATATCAAACTTATATTCAAGTTAAAGTTGGCACAGACATCGATCAATTGTCTCAAAAGATAAATACGTTGTATCGTGATAAAATTGCTTCTCAAGGTCAAATTCAATCCTCGAGCTTGGC encodes the following:
- a CDS encoding ABC transporter permease; protein product: MIKNYIKMAWRNLWKSKGYSVINIMGLAIGMTAVLVIAIWVQNQLQFDNFYSNKENLYKVWNKYEDEGEIGVYDITSAPTAPALKDEFPEVEYTARMYWLTDRLFTYADKKLKSKGNEVDASFLQMFNFPLIKGTAQHILNDPKSIVLTVSLAKSLFGNEDPMDKTITLDNKESFKVTGVMQDLPSYTDFDFSYLIPLKADMYGSNWNTNTFYTYVQLKAGTDVNAFNKKIANLVRKQTNDELKSSVFLYPIAKMHLYSQFEQGVAVGGKIEQVRLVAGIGLLILLIACINFINLSTARSQKRAKEVAVRKVVGANRSSLIGQFLTESVLLTFISGILALGLTFIVLPLFNQLLDKPLSLELTNPLIWLGMLGFILMTGLLAGLYPAFVLSSFQPIKALKTIGTRKRFTLNFREVLVVLQFGIAIVLIIATLIVRKQIDYAGLRDIGYATSRLIEIPVEGDIEKNYEVIKSELVNTGIATSVTRTGWSITRDASNSSGNFSWDGATPKQIKNLSFNLVRTESDFIKTLGLTLVDGRDLDYARLAADSAAVLLNEAAIKEMKLQNPVGKFFKRGDNTYTIVGVFKDFISGSPYSPISPMLVLPSKEWLYNIAIHTNTSMPTDQVLQKIEVIFKKFNPAYPFNYSFVDQQFAKKFKEQEQTGQLALIFSVLAIFISCLGLFGLTSYIAELRIKEIGIRKVLGASVTGITTMLSKDFVKLVVLSILIASPIAWWAMNKWLQDFSYRIEIQWWIFILAGVSALAVAITTVSMQAIKAANTNPVKTLRDE
- a CDS encoding ABC transporter permease — protein: MIKNYIKTAWRNIAKRKYQSIINLLGLVCSVTFVMLVAAYIWDVYQVNSQLRNKDQQYLLQSSYKKEGFGLALTSLGALPKALKEEYPNLVANYYRTDGLTCILSNGQKTFEEGVGLGDPTFLNMFGFSLLEGDASTALTTPFTVVLTENAAKKYFGKVDVLGQTLEIKNFTGEKHPFTITGVIKSNTQNSVMHLNEAMHCDVFLPIASESYFGRSIDNWNNPYIASFIELQKGVTADQLQGPIQDLVKRNTDQEFSANYAPDLKPLKTYFLDDNNGAIRKMISTLLWIGGFVLFMAIINFINISISQNITRLKEIGIRKVMGSSHSQLISQLLAEYIITMIIAVVVSLPLYVSLRPLFEEIFMRKLPALTTLPFVFFILLFLFACAVGLLAGIYPAVKLSSNGVLESVKNKFTQNSSKQVVRRVLLFLQFAVAIIILMATIIISKQINLFIDGNLGYNKESLLTIQVPRDWSEQGLKKMKTFRNELQQLPEIESLSLSYETPGLLGNYNVSIINSKANKEVTAQTITSDAYFAKTYQIPLLAGHFFYQNAVDQVNNFYVVLNKKAMLSLGFQHPDEAIGQIITLKGVDSLVTIAGITADFVANSMHTESPPIVWMDVSKSNQFRYLSIRLKAGSVATSIQALEKKWKELLPDAPFQYQFMDERIRKLYETELQLQRASQVATIASLLIVSLGIIGLITLSINLRNKEVGIRKVLGASLLNLILLFSKEFYLIFVLALIVTIPTSYLLMNIWLQNYISRIHIEILTYLLPLSFLALLLGTLIIGIIYRATRFNPIEKLRDE
- a CDS encoding ABC transporter permease — encoded protein: MIRNNLKIAWRNITKNKLYSSIKIGGFAFSISICILIVLYIKHQTSYNKFYPSMDRVYRLIVQAPEGNKINRWVSLSAPGASTLKEEIPAIETSGRMLPNPLFGAGSNQFSINQTPDNHYDEGFVYIDQSILDMFPSPMLYGQLEHALDKPNTLVLTKSKATKYFKGNPIGQQIYLNNNKSKAYTITGVIEDISSNSTLYGYDFFMSLAGEPFYPGEQIKWTSNNYTIYVKLKAGANVKLAEQEIIKNYITGHYIRELIKAGRKVNPIVHQIKITLQNALDIHLHSSDIEDDKISTLNRGDIRMVWTFAAIALFILLIACINFINLSTANATTRAKEIGIRKTIGSNRKSLISQFMCEALSYSFLSLFIGLFLASLLLPLFNNIINQSVEIPWLTWYFIPFLIFATFIIGIIAGLYPALYLSSFKPISALKNKSAGNPRSSFLRNGLVIFQFATSITLIIGALISNQQIQYILNKDLGFSKDQIIVLRGLSAIPNQLTLFKNELKNIPSVSNVSIGDYLPVPIDGAKRNGNPFWLDGRREMDLAIQGQLWNVDQDYISIFELQLVDGRNFNPQLASDSSGIIVNKQMLKELGITNPIGTKITNGQTWTILGVVDDFIFESLKGEGIAPLGLTLQNSPSLMVIKVKPQKMDQTLAAITKVWNQFAPNQKINYSFLDEGFEALYRDVERTKNIFICFAVVAICIASLGLFGLATYITEQRTKEIGVRKVLGASNIRLLKLLSGDFMKLVFAAIVIATPIAWWAMNQWLADFNYRIDIGWLYFAVAGCFAILIALGTISFQTLKAIRSNPVDSLRNE